A segment of the Alistipes communis genome:
AAGACCTTCACCAACCGTTCGGACCGTCCGCTGGTGACCCGCCTGTCGTCGCCCGTGAAACCGACGCACGGACTCGCGGGGCGCCACATAGCGATGTGGCAGAGCCACGGCCGCTATTTCGATCAGGAGGAGAACCGCTGGCGCTGGCAGCGTTCGCGGCTGTGGGAGACCTGCGAAGACCTCTACACGCAAAGTTACGTGCTGCCTTATCTGGTGCCGATGCTCGAACGGGCGGGTGCCAACGTGCTGTTGCCGCGCGAACGCGACGTGCAGACCGAGGAGGCGATCGCCGACAACGATGCGGGCGTGGACGAAGGATCGTCCTACGTCGAATTCACCGGCGACCGCCGCTGGTTCGATGCGGGAACGGGATTCGCACACCGGCGCGAGGTCTACGTCGAGTGCCAGAACCCCTTTGCGGAGGGGACGACACGCGGCGTGCAGACCGTAACCGACGGCCGCGAGAGCCGCGCCGAATGGAGCGCCGACCTGCCCGCGAGCGGCGAATACGCCGTCTACGTCTCCTACAAGACGGTCGAACGCAGTTCGGAGGATGCCCTCTACACGGTGCGCCATCTGGGTGGCGAGAGCCGTTTCGCGGTCAATCAGACCATGGGCGGCGGCACATGGATCTATCTGGGGACATTCCGCTTCGCGGCGGGACAAAATCCTGCGTTGGTCACGCTGAGCAACCGCTCGTCGAAAAAGAACCGCGTCGTGACGGCCGACGCCGTGAAGATCGGCGGCGGCATGGGCAACGTCGCCCGCACGCCTGCTGTGGAGTTCCGCACGCAGGATACCGACTATTTCTGCGAGCCGAGCGGTTATCCCCGTTTCTGCGAGGGCGCCCGCTATTGGCTGCAATGGGCGGGATTTCCCGAAACGGTCTACCGTCAGAAGGAGGGGCTCGACGACTACAAGGAGGATTACATGTCGCGCGCCCACTGGGTCAACGCGCTCATGGGCGGCTCCGAACGGCTGCCCGACGAAGAGGGTCTGAACATTCCCGTCGACATGGCGCTGGCCTTCCACTCCGACGCCGGCGTGCGCCGCAACGACGAGACGATCGGCACGCTGGGTATCTACTTCACACAGGAGAACGGCGGCCGCTTCGAAGGAGGTGCCAGCCGCTACCTGTCGCGTGACCTGACCGATCTGGTGATGAGTCAGATCGTCGGCGACATCCGCGCCACCTACGAACCCGAATGGCGCCGGCGCGGATTGTGGAATCGCTCCTACTACGAAGCGCGCGTTCCTGCGGCGCCGACGATGCTGCTCGAACTGCTGTCGCACCAAAATTTCGCCGACATGCGTTACGGCAGCGATCCGCGCTTCAAATTCCTCGTGTCGCGTGCGATCTACAAGGCGATCCTGCGCCACGTCAGCTTCCAGTACAGCCGTCCCTGCGTCGTCCAGCCGCTGCCCGTCGAAGGATTTTCGGCCGTCTTCGCCGAACGCGACGACGAAGTGCGGCTGCAATGGCACGGCGTGGAGGATCCGCTCGAAGCGAGCGCTTCGCCGACGGGATATGTTCTCTACACCCGTATCGGCGACGGCGATTTCGACAACGGCGTGCCGGTCGACGGGACATCGACCGTCGTGCGACAGGAACCGGGCGTAATTTACAGCTACCGCGTCACGGCGACCAACGCCGGCGGCGAGAGTTTTCCGAGCGAAACGCTCTCGGCGGCATGGGTGCCCGAACCGAAGGGGCGCGTGCTGGTGGTCAACGGCTTCGACCGCGTGAGCGCGCCGCTGAGC
Coding sequences within it:
- a CDS encoding golvesin C-terminal-like domain-containing protein, with product MKNRLLILFLPLLLSVVPAAAKGLSAEKRKEISQMLTRILDREVAGCKTNVTQVVDAGNRLTLYASIGMSYYPFRERSVAAIYDSIRSLLPASLARRRLSLVTDKHPIEELIPQIYRSGSRGKTFTNRSDRPLVTRLSSPVKPTHGLAGRHIAMWQSHGRYFDQEENRWRWQRSRLWETCEDLYTQSYVLPYLVPMLERAGANVLLPRERDVQTEEAIADNDAGVDEGSSYVEFTGDRRWFDAGTGFAHRREVYVECQNPFAEGTTRGVQTVTDGRESRAEWSADLPASGEYAVYVSYKTVERSSEDALYTVRHLGGESRFAVNQTMGGGTWIYLGTFRFAAGQNPALVTLSNRSSKKNRVVTADAVKIGGGMGNVARTPAVEFRTQDTDYFCEPSGYPRFCEGARYWLQWAGFPETVYRQKEGLDDYKEDYMSRAHWVNALMGGSERLPDEEGLNIPVDMALAFHSDAGVRRNDETIGTLGIYFTQENGGRFEGGASRYLSRDLTDLVMSQIVGDIRATYEPEWRRRGLWNRSYYEARVPAAPTMLLELLSHQNFADMRYGSDPRFKFLVSRAIYKAILRHVSFQYSRPCVVQPLPVEGFSAVFAERDDEVRLQWHGVEDPLEASASPTGYVLYTRIGDGDFDNGVPVDGTSTVVRQEPGVIYSYRVTATNAGGESFPSETLSAAWVPEPKGRVLVVNGFDRVSAPLSIQGDSLAGFYRRLDSGVADRHDISFIGEQRVFDRRFTEAENDEEALGSCYSDYATQVIGGNTFDYPRLHGASIVRAGYSFCSASAAALAAGAVKTDDYFFMDVIFGKQRSVEMGRGTSGVEFRVFPEGLRRALGEFTASGRSLFVSGSFIATDPWRSPASTDEERAFVKSVLRYDYRGGQASRRGEARIVASPARMDRERFYFNTEPCRDFYPVEAPDALRPVGGGFTVMRYDDGDQTAAVGYTGDYRSLAMGFPFEAIVDEGQRDRLMQQIMNFLEPRK